In Lates calcarifer isolate ASB-BC8 linkage group LG21, TLL_Latcal_v3, whole genome shotgun sequence, a single window of DNA contains:
- the LOC108888167 gene encoding tubulin-specific chaperone cofactor E-like protein, whose amino-acid sequence MEPPEDKDGRTFVEVISEKYSPENFPYRRGPGMGVVVVPTAGPQGSPMKDRLNLPSVLVLNSCGISRAGDQTEIAAFCSHVMELDLSHNKLQDWHEISKIVSNIPNLEFLNLSSNPLAGMPLEPRCAEAFSRVRRLVLNNTQVSWDTVLLLTREITELEELFLCLNEYSSVSASSVACPTLRLLHITDNSLQDWAEVRKFGTMFPGLDTLIMANNNLASIQDNKDILQRLFPKLRSINLHNSGLNRWEDIEKLNFFPKLEEVRLQGIPLLQTYTNAERRSLMIAQLPAISLLNGSVVTDSEREDAERFFIRYYLDYPEEELPYRYHSLVTKYGKLEPLAEIDLRPRCHAQVEVHCEEKVEQLSIRLDQTVAELKKQLTTVVQLSTNSMRLYYIDKCSAFGPEEMKYNTRALHSYSIQDGDEILVVPKTK is encoded by the exons ATGGAGCCGCCGGAGGATAAAGATGGTCGCACCTTTGTGGAGGTGATCAGTGAAAAGTATAGCCCGGAGAATTTTCCGTACCGCAGAGGACCTGGTATGGGGGTGGTGGTCGTGCCCACTGCAGGTCCTCAAGGTTCCCCTATGAAAG ACCGTCTGAACCTGCCCAGTGTGCTGGTGTTGAATAGCTGCGGGATCAGCAGGGCAGGAGACCAGACTGAGATTGCTGCTTTCTGTTCCCATGTCATGGAGCTGGACCTGTCCCATAACAAGCTGCAGGACTGGCATGAG ATTAGTAAAATTGTGTCCAACATCCCTAACCTGGAGTTCCTGAACCTGAGCTCCAACCCCCTAGCAGGAATGCCTCTCGAGCCGCGGTGTGCCGAAGCCTTTTCCCGGGTCCGACGCCTTGTCCTCAACAACACTCAAGTGTCCTGGGACACCGTGCTGCTGCTCACTCGGGAGATAACTGA GCTGGAGGAGTTGTTCCTGTGCCTTAATGAGTACAGTAGTGTGAGTGCCTCCAGCGTGGCCTGCCCCACCCTGCGCCTGCTTCACATCACCGACAACAGCCTCCAGGACTGGGCCGAAGTCCGCAAGTTTGGCACCATGTTCCCCGGCTTGGACACTCTGATCATGGCCAACAACAACTTGGCATCCATTCAGGACAACAAAGATATTCTGCAACGACTCTTCCCCAAACTACGCAGCATTAACCTTCATAACTCAG GTCTAAACCGATGGGAAGACATTGAGAAGTTGAACTTCTTCCCCAAGTTGGAGGAGGTGCGACTGCAGGGCATTCCCTTACTGCAGACCTACACCAATGCAGAGCGACGCAGCCTCATGATAGCACA GCTTCCTGCAATATCACTACTAAATGGTAGCGTTGTGactgacagtgagagagaagacGCAGAGAGGTTCTTCATCCGTTACTACTTAGACTACCCTGAGGAGGAGTTGCCTTACAG ATATCATTCCCTGGTAACCAAGTATGGGAAGCTGGAACCACTTGCCGAGATCGACCTCCGACCTCGCTGCCATGCCCAGGTGGAGGTTCACTGTGAAGAAAAAGTGGAACAG ctgagcATCCGTTTGGACCAGACAGTAGCTGAGCTGAAGAAGCAGCTGACAACAGTGGTCCAGCTGTCCACCAACAGCATGAGGCTCTACTACATTGACAAGTGTAGTGCTTTTGGTCCAGAGGAAATGAAGTACAACACCCGGGCTCTCCACTCCTACAGCATTCAAGACGGTGATGAAATACTAGTGGTACCCAAGACCAAATGA